From Chryseobacterium joostei, the proteins below share one genomic window:
- a CDS encoding SanA/YdcF family protein, translated as MKKIITNIFKFFLLLFVAGIIFIAWANYSIKNESAPLVSYNITDVPETKTALLLGTGKTLSNGMPNAYFYNRIKAATDLYKSGKIQYIIVSGDNSSKDYNEPEDMQFALIQQGVPQDRIILDHAGFRTLDSVVRAKDIFGQTKIVIISQKFHNERAVFLAQKNGIQAFGYNAEDVNKYAGLKTNLREYLAKAKAYWDLILGVQPKFGGEKILIP; from the coding sequence ATGAAAAAAATTATCACAAATATTTTTAAATTTTTCCTGCTTCTTTTCGTTGCAGGAATTATTTTTATTGCCTGGGCCAACTATAGCATCAAAAATGAAAGTGCACCACTTGTATCATATAACATTACAGATGTTCCCGAGACAAAAACTGCATTATTGTTAGGAACAGGGAAAACCTTAAGCAACGGTATGCCAAATGCCTATTTCTACAACAGAATCAAGGCTGCTACAGACTTATACAAATCTGGAAAGATTCAATACATCATCGTAAGTGGTGATAACAGCAGCAAAGATTATAATGAACCAGAAGATATGCAGTTTGCACTGATTCAGCAGGGAGTCCCACAAGATAGAATCATACTGGATCATGCCGGTTTCCGAACGTTGGATTCTGTGGTAAGGGCAAAAGATATCTTTGGACAGACCAAAATTGTGATTATTTCCCAAAAGTTTCACAATGAAAGAGCGGTCTTCCTTGCTCAGAAAAATGGAATACAGGCCTTTGGGTATAATGCAGAAGATGTGAATAAATATGCAGGGTTAAAGACTAATTTGAGAGAGTATCTTGCCAAAGCTAAAGCGTATTGGGATCTTATCCTTGGTGTACAGCCGAAATTTGGTGGGGAAAAGATTTTAATTCCTTAG